DNA from Nymphaea colorata isolate Beijing-Zhang1983 chromosome 4, ASM883128v2, whole genome shotgun sequence:
aaaaatttcaaaacaacatatattatataagtaatttagtaatataacATTTTAACTGAGCTCGAGTGTGAGTCAAAACCGCACCCAGCACCCATGTGcggtgcgcacccgactcgatgcgactCTTGTGCagcagtaaaataaaagagtccTGGTGACTTAGCTCGTTGTACAACCGCATTGGTTGAAATGAACCACAATAAGAAAATGTGTTATGGTAAGAATGCAAATAATTCAGCTTGTTAAGAATTGCTCGGTACAGGTTTCAATTTCAATCGGATGGTATGCAAACAGCATGTCACcttgatcttctcttcttcgTGGCCAGGGgcgagccaggattttcttcaggggcggGCCGGTAGTCTGACCTCTGGATCCGGGTAAggccaaactgaattctaatacaaaaaatacattacataattaaaaaatattatttttttcaatgtaaaaaaaaaaaatcattggctggggtggggccatggcctaggcgccccccccccccccccccccccctgcTAGAGGCAACAAAGATGAGATCTGCCATGCTGGTGCCCGGAAAGGATCAATGCTGTGCATAAATTAGAGCTTGATCTACAACTACAAAACGGATTAGCTTCTGGAATGAACATGCCCTTgataattgataatttgatattGCTATAGCACAATCTGCCATGCAATCTACAACAATGATTGCAGAAAGAACCAATGAGGAAGCAAGATGAAGCATTACTCCAATCTCACGGTTGCATTGTTGTGGGTTGGTATAAGCACAAGGCATGCCTGAGGACAACGATAGCACGCCACCATAAAATTCATTCTATTGTTGAGAGCCAAGAAGTTCTAAAATGACTTCCAAAGAAGTATCCTAAAAGTGGATGGCTTGTTTGATTGCACCATGAAATGCTGAATATTTCAATATTTGCTGGATGGTGCCATCTGTAATCATTACCAATATTTTGTGTGAGCAACAGTAGGAAATGCACCTGAAACACCAGCAGCAGGGAGCCATAAGCAGTGACTACAGCTTTCTCCTGAGGTTGCTGAACGATATCAATCATTCTCATTTAGAGATAGGACATAATCAGTGTAGATAGAGCTGAAGCACCTAGCAATCACTTAATCCACTAATATCTTCTCCACAACCAAACCCATGTCCCCTTTATTCATTGCTGTTGAAGCAAACATTGTTCTTTATCATAAGCTCTATATTCTCAGCAATTGTAGAACCTGCAGTCCCAACAAAACCCAGTGAAGCACAACTGCAGATCGCCTCCTCAATGTACAAAAGAATGTCAGGTCTAGTTTCAGAAGAGCAATCATTGTCTCTTCTTGGTGTATCATGCATCTTTGGAAGAAAACCAGACCTAATGCCATGCTCTGCGGTAAGGACCTTCTTACCAGTTTGTACCAccaattcatcttcttcatgCAAGCTGTAGAGCTTATATGATTTAACATCATTGGTTAAATCTCCCAAGTATGTGCCAGTCCAATTAGCTGGAGGCAGATCAGTCATCACAAATATGTGAATACCATCTCTTCTGCTATTACTGTCATTCTTCAACATCTGAATCTTTTCCTGCAATGCAGCAAATGTCACCTTCCAATGGTTCTTAAACTGCCCATCTAGCAGCCGAAGCTGTGTACATAGAAAAGGAGACTTTATTGTGTTTGCAGCATAACTCTTTCCAGCTCTCACAATTTCCTGAGTAAATGGAAGAAACTGGATCTGACCAAGCAATGACTGTATCCTTCCATCTCTTGGAGCAGCATGGATATCAATGTACAGCTCAGAACCTTTATACGGAGCACTAAAAAGGCTACCAAAAGAGAGAACAGTGGCACTGGCTGCTTTGGAACCAGGCCCCAAGGCCTTGTACACGTCCTTTTTCTTTCTAACATAAGAAAACTTCTTCTTCGCTTGTAGCTCTTTGCTGGGCTGGAAGGAATCCAAAGTCTCCTCCACATTGTTTTGGTAGGTCCAAACAGTAGTTCTGCAATCTTCGTCTACACCATATACACAGTCAACGACATCCTTCCCCAATCCAGATAATAAAGAACCACATTGCTCAAAGCTACTCCATGATGATCGCCCCGTAGAAATGCCACAGCAGAGGCTACCAGTGCAAGCTAATTTCACATCAATGCCACACCATAACTGGGCAAAAACTCGGAAATCAATCATTCTAACTGAAGAAGATGATTTCAATGATGAGAGGTCAACAATATCAGCTATTGAAATATACCTACATTTGAtattgaagaaaatcatcatTCAAAATATTGACCGAAAAATGTAAACAAAGTAGTGacggagaagaaagaaagacagataGATATATCAACTATGACTCCATTCATCAAAATCTCAACTTAATTTGTTGCTTGGAAATGGAAACCTTCAACTAAACAAGAACAAGATCAAGacaggaaaaaaatataaattaaaccAGAAGAAGAGTAAACACAATTAAAGTtaagctaaaaataaaaataagtcaAACCCAAAAAAGAGAGAACCAAATGCGCCCAAATTGTTACGGAGAAAGTCGTCACCTCCGGCTGTGAATCATTTGAACAATGCTCTCCCAGACAGCGAATCGAAGGTCCACCGGGTTCTCCACTCTGAATTTAGGGCAACTACCAAGGGCAACGGCATGGTGATTCAGCACAGGCGGCACGATAAGTGTCCTGTTGAGTATCCCTGCCATGAGCAGCGCATTCTTGAGCTCTGAGACCTGGTTGCTGAACCCACTGTGTGGGGCGAACCATAAGTATTTCTCCCCAGGAGGGAGGAACCCTAAGTTTTCTCCGATGGCACTGCATTGCCAGTCAGGGTTTTGAAGTTTTCGAGCAATAAATGAGGGGTTCGAAGAGTGGAAGGCAATGATGACCACGAAGAGAAAGAGCGGAAGAAGGAATTTGCAGAGTCTGGATTTAAGGAGAGAAATTAGTGTCACGGATAGGCTTTTCTTCTTGATCGGGTTTCTGGTGAAATTGGAAGGTGGCATTTGTTTCCGCTTTGAAGATTTTCTTAGGGACCGGATTTTTCCTTCTCGGCGAATAAGTAATATGGAGCTATTGCTACCTACTAACCAAATCCCGAATTACAGACCCCATGTATGAACCATATTCCCACAAGAACGTGGCAAACAGTGAGGAAAACCCATCAGACCCTACCAGCTCAAATCAATCTGCAGAGGTGCATTCCCTGATGAGAACCAAACACAGGAAGATCAATGATCTCCATCTGACAAATACGAagactacaaaaaaaaaaatgaaatccgACAGTACCTCCATTAGGTCTCACTGTTGCTTGTTCCAAAAGAGAAAACGAGGGATGATATTTTACACCTCCCGATTAAACGATCCAAAATTTCTGAAACCCCaccatcaaaatgaaaaagaaaaaatcaatccACGGCATCTTCCTTCTCCAAATGAAGCGTTATTAATTAAAGAAAGAAGGGCAAAAGCATAAAAGTAGGGGGATCAAGTGGAAGGAGAGCGTACACCCTAGTGACGCAGTTATCCTGATTGCAGGTGATTTGGAACAAGGTACAAGGATTTACCAAAGTCGGATATCTGCAAGATGTTGGGATCGGTCAAGCTCCTTCTTGGAGCATAAACGGCGTCGCCTTCGGAATGGGcgagaagaaggagaaacagAAAGGGATGCAGATCGCCCACCTTTCATGCTCCAACGGAAGAAACGGGGGAGCGGGAGAGAGCGCGCGCTTAACCGGCCGAAAGAACACAAAAAGAAGTTCTTGGTCGCACCGATGCCgcaaatttttaagaaaaagcaTTTGGGTTCTAGTCCGACAGCGGAATCCCATACAATCAAACGCGCACTAAGTTGCGCTTAACGGGGCTCGAATTAATAACTTGAAATGATAGAGAAACCCAAAGCAATTTGGCAGTGACAAATTGTGAGTTCATTTATCTATAccaatgttttttattatatttaatattaatcCTGcactttttattatatttaatagTTTAACTACATGATTACTTATATCCTAATAGCATAGTCTTTGGTTTATATTTCAATAATTACattatcttttttattaattttagaaatttttccaaaaaataattatattaataataaaaaacgaGTCCGCTTTCAACATTAAAGGTTAAGTGTGTTTTCTACTATTGCCAATTTGTTAGGTGTGTAATCAAATATTTCTTCAgcatttttattgaaatattagCGCgctaaaatcattttttaaaattgtatgttactttagttttttcttaatatattcTTATTAGTATTTTAAACTATGTTCTCATTTCATTATACCTTAATATTAGCTCAAGTGAAAATTAAAGCTAATCTAAGGCTGATGAGGCATAAGCGTGCTTGCCCATGAAATGAGCTCCAACGGATCAAGTAGATCAGCCAGGAGCGGGCTCGAGTTGGCCAGATGGAAGCCAAAAAAATTCCTCGCATTGAACCAATCATCTTAAATTTTGAATCCATAACTCAAGAGTGATGAACAATTCAACTATTCAAGTTGAACCAGGCATGGTAAACTTACACCTTATGGCAGTTTTCCACAAGAATTTTCTCCTTTCCAgttcttttatttaatttgtagACAAAGATTCAAGCCCATAAATTTGCAATTCTGTAATTATGTTGCCTTTGTTGAAATAATGCACtattttctataattttcttttatacgAATACAAGTCGATGAATAATCCATCTCTTTTTCCTTGCTTGTGGTTTACTCGTGAACAAGCTGCAAATGCCAAAAAAGTTTGCAGATCACCAAGCTTTTCTAAATAattatcttctttctctcctGATTATGCACATAATAAAGTGATTGGGGAGTTTATTTCATCCGGGCCAAATCCTTGTTCGCTTTAATTAATAAGAAACCAAGATACAGTCACCGAAACAACTAATGTAAAACGATCGCTACCTTTTAATTAGTTTCTTTCTCATTAATTGCATAGAACCTGATACGTATGAACTATGTCGCCCAAGCCAGAGCACATTTGATTATggttagaaaagaaaaacaatctcTAAGACGTTTTATTAGCAGAAAATATGCAGACCCAAAAAGAACAACTACCAGAAAATGATTCGACAATGgccaaattgaagaaatttatcCAAGTTGGGTTTGCAAGATTCATTTGCAGGTTTAGCATGTTGCATTCAGCAAGACTACataagtgagagagagaaagatttcCAAGAAGTAGTTCTATTATTTAGGGAAGATAGCAGAACTAGAAAAGCAGCAGAACATCTAAAAACTCCACTCATCAGCACGAGAGGTTGGTGGGGAGAATGCTATATGTCTGAACCTGCGTACATTGGAAGTTGGAACTGTTTATATGTGTAAGCTTAATAGCCATAGTTGACAGGGGAATAGTAGGTTGCACCAGGCGTCCACCCTGCCGGAATGACATGCCGGGCCACCAAGGTCTCCCGGGAGTTGAGAGAGGTCAGGCGGATCGAGAATGGCGCTTGCAGAGAATAGCCAGCGTTGAGCATCCAATTGGCGCCCCATGACTGTTGCATTGGCATCCACTCATTGGACAGAAGAGAGTCTCTCTGCGACTCCTGCAAGCTGACGCCGGCGAGGTCGCCATCGCCGTCTTCGAACTCGATCACTACTGAGAAGTAGTAAGGGTTCGAGCCCACGTCCACATGGAAGGCCACCTTCCTGCCGCTGTACTCACAGGGCACCCTGCATATGTAAATTATCGTGATCAATGTTGTGCCTGGTCTCCAGATCGTGAACTTGGTCACGTTTCAAACCCAAACTGGAACTGTTCAAGAACTTGGTCGAGCACTTTCAACTGAAAGGGATGGGGGAAAGAGAATTTTACAGTGACCAGGAATTTTCCGAACAATAAGAAACTGGCGCCGTGATCAAAGGTGAACCAAACATTCTCTTTGAGGAGCTACCCTAATCAAAAGTCAACTAAAGTTATATGCTGCAAACCCTTAATTTCCGACTCTATTGTCTTTTTGTAGACCAATCTAATTTGTCATGTTGTTTATGATGATCAGGATCAAgaatttgtatgttttttttttatttcttgtagcGTAGCTTGAAGTTCTTATTATGTATTAATTTCTCGAGCTATTCGCTACAATTAATTAAACACGATCTTTTTCATGTGCATGAGAGATTTTCGGAGACTAATGACGTCGGTTTGTCATTTCATTGCCTTGTTAACGCCCGGAAAGAGGGAAAATATTAATGGTGGAATATGAAATTGTCCTTTCTGTAATAGTTTATGTAGTGGTGCATCATACTATCTGGTGAAAAAGATtgtagaaaatttgtttttgttctcGCTTCTTTACTTGAACAACCTTTCCTATTGTAGACCGGAGATTATGGAGTTATTGCTTTTGATTGAGTAAATTGGCTCCAACTTGGTAGAACTGTTTGGGAACAACTTCCCTTGAGGAGAAAGCAGACACCTCGAATATGAACTGCTCATGAACTACCAACCTATATTGGTGTGAATTCAGTTTTACAGATGGAGCCATATTAAACATATATATCGCTTCATGGCTTGTTCTTTCCGCCGACAGGATGACGCTTAATCATCGCATATCTGTTAATGAATTTGATCATAATCGGATGACTAATGACCAGACAAGCGTATACATCTGTTTTATCAGAATTTAGAAGAAACAGAAACTGAAGTATAAAAATCCCGTTGTGGACAGTCCACGGTGTATACTCCTCTGAGTTTACAGTTagccatctccctctctctcttaacaTGCAACATGAGAAAGTAATAAGAAAGCATGATAATATACCTTGAGAATTGTATAGGCAAGATGCCTGCATTTCTTAACTCGTCTGCTTTGCCGGGCAGGGCCATGGCGCCAAAAGCGGTGCCACTGAGATCAAAATGGACGGTCTCAGAGAGGCAGCCAGGACACTCATCTGCTATCACCACCCTCACTGGTCTCCCCGAGCACAAGGAGCGATCCGTGCACCTCACCTACAAAACATCATCATTCAAATGGCAGTCTTAATTAATGACAAATACCATCCATCTCACCTCATCCCTTTCTGTTCTCTCTTCCCTTGAGGgaagcttcttctttttttttttccttcgtaAGTCATGGAAGCAATCAAATAGCAGGAGCCAATGGCTTACTGTAGTACTTCAGGATAGAAagagatttttattttcagacGAAATCTTCATTACAATTACTTTTAAAGGTAACTAAGTTTAAGATTGTGTTTCTGCGGTGACTAactgtgcatatatataatatatagtcCTCCAAAAGATCAGGGTGCAGGTTATTTAATTAGTTCACCCTTGTTTCGAGCTACCATCATTCAGATAGCTGAGATTGAATTAGACCATACGCATATTTTAGTTAAGTTTCAGAGAATGCAATTCTATGGTAAGCCATATTCTCACAATTACAATAAATTGCTGGCAAGTATCACCTGGTAGCAGGCACCGCATCCTTTGCCGGCCTTGAAAAGAGAAGGGCCACCTGCCGCTATCATGGAAGAGAAAGGAGCCAGCCCCACTGCACTTCCATACCCACAAGCTCCACCTGCACAGCATACAAATAAACCCCATCCTCCTCAATGCACAATAAAGCCATCTATAATTAGACACAGCCCAGTGAGCTAGAGAGAggaatcctctctctctctctctctcttcgtgaCCAATAGAACATTACAGATGCAAGAATACAGATGCAAGAAACGTCGCCATGCATGAAGTGGCTAACTTTAGGTTCGTTATAAGTACAAGTTTCTGCTGGCTACAACTATATTAGCATCAACTTGGCCGTATTTAATTTTCCTCCGATGCCTAGAACTGTCGATCTCAGGTATACGTGTAGCTATTCTCCGGCCATCCGTGGTGAACGTTTGTCATCACGAAATATATTTATTACCTTCACTGCCGTCTCCCCTGGCTTCTCCATACCACGTTGCTCCGGCAGGGAACCACCAGTGTCTTCTGTTATCGGATAACGCGAAATGCCTCGGATAGAAGCCAAAGCAGACgggagaaaaaagaagttggGACGTgaacatgaagaagagaagcaTACTGAAGGACGTCATTCGGACGGCGGAGCAAGCCATGCCCTTACTGCGGCCTAGAAAACCGTAGCAAGTTTGGGAAGTTCTAAGAAGCTCAATGCGAGATGAAGGTGTTCGGGCCGCCATTTATAGAGTGGCAATGGTGCCATTCTCACACAACAACGTAGACTAACGAGCTAACTGGTTTTTGGCTGTTGCCCCCACTCACATGGCTATAGTCAGCCAGTATAGCAATttagggagagaaagagagattttgttTGTCCTACTCACATGTTTAATCGGTCAGAGTGGAATTGGACCTCaaactgaaaatggaaaaagtccCACCACGTGCTGGCTGTAAACAATCATATAATATTCGAGTTTGTTAGATTGAGGAAAGTATATAATGCCATGGCGCAataaagtctttcatcttttgtGTTGGTGTATGTCGGTGGAGTTTCTGGTTTGTAATGGGACCGAAAACTGCGGGCTGCCGACAAGCAGCAGGAATTGAACTTGAAGCTGATCAGTAGACTTGGATAAGCAATCCCTTGCGAACAATTCCATGGCTTAAACACAAGAAGAATTTTCCATCATCCAAGGAAGCAGCTCCGATATAGCAGCCTAATTACACCATTGGCTCGATGGGCTCAGGTTTGTCGTGGACAGAATCCTAACCCAGGTGGATATGGAAGTCCTCGGCCGCAAGAAGAGTCAGAATACCAGTGTGTCGTTTCTATGGAAGCGTGCGTCACATTGCTCTATGGTGGATGGTGGGGCTTTTCCATACTTGACCAAATGAATGACCACGCCGAGCTTTCATCTCCGCCATCGGAGCCGTTGATGGCGGTTTTTAGCCGTTGTAATTCCACCCCTGGATATCCGGGGGATTACAATTGACTCTTTGTCCGCACGCTAATCCAACCGCCAATAAAATAATGTCCGTGTGCTAATCCAACCGCCAATAAAGTAACTTCGTTAGGTACAGGAAGGGGCGGCCATTATCCTGCCATTGGCTTcgaaaatttatatatatatatatatatatatatatatatatatatatatatatatataaagcatgtTTTCAACCATTCACAGCCATCCAAGTGAAAACCGTTGGATCAATATATAgtggaaaaaaatgtgtgaattgatatgaatgatgaaaatattcatcatttttttttctctcatttagCCATCACGACTATAAATAAGTTAGGTGACTTTAGATACATTAATTTTTACAAACACATTGTTATCATACCTTTATATATTAGACTTTGGTAAGAATCATCTAAGCCATCGATTTCATTGCTACCAAGTGGTGAAAATGAAGTCTagttttttcaataattcaaaatgctcatcaaaggaaaaaagagaacaaaaataaaCGGGTTTTCATGAACGAAGCTCTCCCAACAAAGTTGATGTCTGAAAATAtgatagctatatatatatatatatatatatatatatatatatatatatatatatatatatatatatatatatgtatggcaATTTGTCCTTTTCTAACCTTGCTTCCTCTTGTGTCTGGTTTACGTTTGAAAATGGTGGGGGGTCGACCCACCTTTTGAACTTTTGCAGGCCTCCAGTGCCCCTGAGAAACCCCTTTCGGGACGTTCAGTTGACGCTAAGGCCATTACTAG
Protein-coding regions in this window:
- the LOC116253622 gene encoding O-fucosyltransferase 30, producing MPPSNFTRNPIKKKSLSVTLISLLKSRLCKFLLPLFLFVVIIAFHSSNPSFIARKLQNPDWQCSAIGENLGFLPPGEKYLWFAPHSGFSNQVSELKNALLMAGILNRTLIVPPVLNHHAVALGSCPKFRVENPVDLRFAVWESIVQMIHSRRYISIADIVDLSSLKSSSSVRMIDFRVFAQLWCGIDVKLACTGSLCCGISTGRSSWSSFEQCGSLLSGLGKDVVDCVYGVDEDCRTTVWTYQNNVEETLDSFQPSKELQAKKKFSYVRKKKDVYKALGPGSKAASATVLSFGSLFSAPYKGSELYIDIHAAPRDGRIQSLLGQIQFLPFTQEIVRAGKSYAANTIKSPFLCTQLRLLDGQFKNHWKVTFAALQEKIQMLKNDSNSRRDGIHIFVMTDLPPANWTGTYLGDLTNDVKSYKLYSLHEEDELVVQTGKKVLTAEHGIRSGFLPKMHDTPRRDNDCSSETRPDILLYIEEAICSCASLGFVGTAGSTIAENIELMIKNNVCFNSNE
- the LOC116253339 gene encoding expansin-B15-like; its protein translation is MAARTPSSRIELLRTSQTCYGFLGRSKGMACSAVRMTSFSMLLFFMFTSQLLFSPVCFGFYPRHFALSDNRRHWWFPAGATWYGEARGDGSEGGACGYGSAVGLAPFSSMIAAGGPSLFKAGKGCGACYQVRCTDRSLCSGRPVRVVIADECPGCLSETVHFDLSGTAFGAMALPGKADELRNAGILPIQFSRVPCEYSGRKVAFHVDVGSNPYYFSVVIEFEDGDGDLAGVSLQESQRDSLLSNEWMPMQQSWGANWMLNAGYSLQAPFSIRLTSLNSRETLVARHVIPAGWTPGATYYSPVNYGY